A genomic window from Atribacterota bacterium includes:
- a CDS encoding DUF4392 domain-containing protein encodes MSSFVKSKEKLVEIFDRIDRLVNLDIPGRGVIHLLYQWARNKAEYPLIMLASQELDKIITKGDIIFIATGWPDRPEITPDIAETDGPPGAASLARAINRAYHAIPIIFIEENLVQGMTTVVNAAGLKVLSPSQAIETPAYHAPINSASVLSFPIEKEIALKKATDLIRKYHPKAVITIEKGGMNKKEIIHTSRGVDSSKYMAKIDYLVQEALKNNITTIGIGDGGNEIGMGCIQEEIRKNLPFGNKCKCPCQAGIAPSTKTNYLITAVISNWGAYGLAAGIALLKNDVDIFHNSEIEKRILQKAADAGFIDGINGYTEPGADGLPASVHESFVDVLRELIKKGINQLKI; translated from the coding sequence ATGAGTTCATTTGTAAAGAGTAAAGAAAAATTGGTGGAAATATTTGATAGAATTGATCGTTTAGTTAATCTAGATATACCAGGGAGAGGAGTAATCCATTTATTATATCAATGGGCAAGAAATAAGGCAGAATATCCTTTAATTATGCTAGCAAGTCAGGAATTAGATAAAATTATAACTAAGGGAGATATTATCTTTATAGCTACAGGCTGGCCTGATAGGCCAGAGATAACGCCTGACATTGCTGAAACTGATGGTCCACCTGGTGCAGCATCTTTAGCCCGGGCTATTAATAGAGCCTATCATGCCATACCTATCATTTTTATTGAAGAGAATCTGGTTCAGGGAATGACTACAGTGGTCAATGCAGCAGGATTAAAAGTGTTGTCACCTTCCCAAGCAATAGAAACACCAGCGTATCATGCTCCTATCAATTCAGCTTCAGTTCTTTCATTTCCTATCGAAAAGGAAATAGCGTTAAAGAAAGCTACTGATCTTATCAGGAAATACCATCCCAAAGCAGTAATCACTATTGAAAAAGGAGGTATGAATAAAAAAGAAATAATTCATACCAGCAGAGGAGTCGATTCAAGTAAGTATATGGCAAAAATAGATTATCTGGTTCAGGAAGCGCTAAAAAATAATATTACCACTATAGGTATAGGAGATGGAGGAAATGAGATTGGAATGGGCTGTATTCAGGAGGAAATCAGAAAAAATCTTCCCTTCGGTAATAAGTGCAAATGTCCTTGTCAAGCAGGAATAGCACCGTCAACAAAGACTAACTATTTAATTACAGCAGTAATATCAAACTGGGGAGCATATGGATTGGCAGCAGGAATTGCTTTATTAAAGAATGACGTTGATATTTTTCATAATAGCGAGATAGAGAAAAGGATATTACAAAAGGCAGCTGATGCTGGTTTTATTGACGGAATTAATGGTTATACT
- a CDS encoding TRAP transporter permease, with protein MTEYNGEEKNNKLSLPINRYTQLMAILMSIFHLYTAGTIPYDVFVQRSVHLMFVFSMIFLLHPWNKKKASLIDIIFTILGMLSCIYIFVNYISISMQSGLSIGVQYLIGIMVVILILEACRRAIGMALPILAIIFILYARFGGYIPGIWGHRGLSIERIFGFLYLTSDGIWSIPLGVSATTVVMFVIFGQFLSEAGVGEFFMDFSQAIAGRMIGGRAQVAVISSALFGTISGSSTANVATTGSFTIPLMKSSGYKPEFAGAVEAVASTGGQIMPPVMGAGAFIMAEMLGMRYFAICKAAAIPAILYFASVFLCVRFRTLLMGFKMEKSSINLKKVFLRNGHLIIPLIVIIYYIVQGFSPTRAAFYGVISTVVISFVNQEIRKNPKVFLKALEYGAKNTIGVAIACACAGIVLGIVSMTGLGIKMTTVILAMSGGNTFYALLLAMVGSIILGMGLPTAVAYIIAAIVACPALIELGLLPLAAHMFVFYFAILGTITPPVCLSVYVASGIAQSNWLKTAYYAIMMALPGFIIPYVFVNDYSILFIGTASHILRTFSTALIGIFALAIALMGYFLTRINLLERIILIIAAILLIFPNFKIGLGGMILLILVYFYQRIKKREEVRQFSEVEA; from the coding sequence ATGACAGAATATAATGGAGAAGAAAAAAATAATAAGCTAAGTTTACCAATAAATAGGTATACACAGCTAATGGCTATATTAATGTCAATTTTTCACCTATATACTGCCGGTACCATACCATATGATGTATTTGTACAACGGTCTGTTCACTTAATGTTTGTTTTTTCTATGATTTTTTTATTACATCCTTGGAATAAGAAAAAAGCTAGCCTGATAGATATAATTTTTACCATTTTAGGTATGTTAAGTTGCATCTATATATTTGTAAACTATATCAGTATTTCCATGCAGAGCGGATTATCTATTGGTGTTCAGTATTTAATAGGCATCATGGTTGTTATATTGATTCTAGAAGCATGTCGCAGAGCAATAGGTATGGCATTACCGATTCTGGCAATCATCTTTATTTTATATGCCCGCTTTGGTGGTTACATCCCGGGGATATGGGGACACCGAGGATTAAGTATAGAAAGAATATTTGGTTTTCTCTATCTTACTTCAGATGGAATCTGGAGCATACCATTAGGGGTTTCCGCTACTACTGTAGTAATGTTTGTTATTTTTGGCCAATTCTTAAGCGAGGCAGGAGTAGGGGAATTTTTTATGGATTTTTCACAAGCCATTGCTGGTAGAATGATAGGCGGAAGAGCTCAGGTTGCTGTTATTAGTAGTGCTTTATTTGGTACTATTAGTGGTAGCTCAACTGCTAACGTTGCTACCACGGGTTCATTTACTATCCCACTTATGAAAAGCTCAGGATATAAACCAGAATTTGCTGGTGCAGTAGAAGCTGTTGCTTCAACCGGGGGGCAAATTATGCCACCGGTTATGGGCGCGGGAGCTTTTATTATGGCTGAAATGCTGGGAATGAGATATTTTGCGATATGTAAGGCGGCTGCTATACCGGCTATATTATATTTTGCCAGTGTATTTTTATGTGTAAGGTTTCGTACCCTGTTGATGGGGTTTAAGATGGAAAAGTCATCTATAAATTTGAAAAAAGTTTTTTTAAGAAATGGACATTTAATAATACCTCTAATTGTAATTATTTATTATATAGTTCAGGGATTTTCACCTACGAGAGCCGCGTTCTATGGGGTTATCTCAACAGTTGTTATAAGTTTTGTTAATCAGGAGATTAGAAAGAATCCCAAAGTATTTTTGAAAGCACTGGAATATGGAGCAAAAAATACCATAGGAGTGGCGATTGCCTGCGCTTGTGCTGGGATAGTATTGGGAATTGTCTCAATGACTGGTTTAGGAATTAAAATGACTACAGTCATTTTAGCTATGAGTGGAGGTAATACTTTTTATGCTCTATTATTAGCAATGGTAGGAAGTATTATTCTGGGAATGGGTCTACCTACCGCAGTTGCTTATATCATTGCTGCAATTGTTGCCTGTCCAGCTTTAATTGAGTTGGGCTTACTTCCTTTAGCAGCACATATGTTTGTCTTTTATTTTGCTATTTTGGGTACCATTACACCACCTGTTTGTTTATCTGTTTATGTAGCATCAGGAATAGCCCAATCTAATTGGTTAAAGACTGCTTACTATGCCATTATGATGGCTTTGCCAGGATTTATTATTCCCTATGTATTTGTTAATGACTATTCAATTCTTTTCATAGGGACAGCATCTCATATTTTAAGAACCTTTAGTACAGCTTTAATCGGAATATTTGCCCTGGCTATTGCTTTGATGGGTTATTTCCTAACCCGGATTAATCTATTGGAGAGAATTATATTAATAATTGCTGCTATTCTTCTTATCTTTCCCAATTTTAAAATAGGCCTAGGAGGAATGATATTATTGATTTTAGTCTATTTCTATCAAAGAATTAAAAAAAGAGAAGAAGTTAGACAGTTTTCTGAAGTAGAGGCGTAA
- a CDS encoding TAXI family TRAP transporter solute-binding subunit, whose translation MTNRLKITASILIIAVLMISILFVSVCSAQQYDLLVMSSVIGGIGFQYSSGVARVIGVVLPDARVTMEATPGYIDNAKRLYAGFGDLGIVSHDTAREVYLQEGAFAGQGTPLLTIAPIHILYWNLIVNEDNPIKTIWDLEGKRVNLQPKGSSAESTATTLFEAININIIPSYYRHTEAAEMMRSGTIDSHWQGGSNPTWMEYSVRKPVRVIEFSDEDVTKIREKLPFLSKVSFPAGDYYEGSENVQVVGTWALLMCREGLPDDVIYEITKGLYEHKDLMLAAHPGAADMGLDKVLDSTVPYHPGAIKYYTENGVQIPTELTP comes from the coding sequence ATGACTAATAGGTTAAAAATAACAGCCAGTATTTTAATAATTGCAGTTTTGATGATCAGTATTCTGTTTGTATCGGTATGTTCTGCCCAACAATATGATTTATTAGTGATGTCTTCGGTTATTGGTGGTATTGGTTTCCAGTATTCTTCGGGTGTAGCAAGAGTCATTGGTGTAGTATTGCCTGATGCTAGAGTAACAATGGAAGCAACTCCAGGATATATTGATAATGCTAAAAGATTATATGCAGGATTTGGTGATTTGGGTATTGTATCTCATGACACTGCTCGAGAAGTATATTTACAGGAAGGAGCTTTTGCAGGACAAGGGACCCCTCTTTTAACTATCGCACCTATTCATATTCTATATTGGAACCTTATTGTTAATGAAGATAATCCAATTAAAACTATCTGGGATCTAGAAGGGAAAAGGGTTAATCTTCAGCCTAAGGGTTCATCTGCTGAGTCGACTGCTACAACTTTATTTGAAGCCATCAATATCAATATCATTCCATCATATTACCGACATACAGAAGCTGCAGAGATGATGAGATCAGGAACAATTGATTCTCACTGGCAGGGTGGTTCTAATCCTACCTGGATGGAATATTCGGTAAGAAAACCGGTTCGAGTTATTGAATTCAGTGATGAGGATGTTACTAAAATTCGTGAAAAATTACCTTTCCTTAGCAAGGTAAGCTTTCCTGCTGGCGATTATTATGAAGGCTCAGAGAATGTTCAGGTAGTAGGAACATGGGCATTATTAATGTGTCGAGAAGGTTTACCGGACGATGTTATATATGAGATTACCAAGGGATTATATGAGCATAAGGATCTTATGTTAGCTGCACATCCGGGCGCTGCAGATATGGGCTTGGATAAGGTCCTGGATTCTACCGTTCCTTATCATCCTGGTGCAATTAAATATTATACCGAAAATGGTGTTCAAATACCGACAGAATTAACTCCATAA
- a CDS encoding GntR family transcriptional regulator, with amino-acid sequence MLKNDSLDNFLKQNSEIDLSVKTVTSDKVYSILSKAIFRGELKPGQRLVESKLAKLMKVSRTPIREAIIELEQKGLVVSSPPKGVRVAPLPTKEALNEFYDISSVLRGLAVRKAIDNNYITKMEIRQLEEIITESELFLKEGSLRNIANLNLKFHNIIEECSRSKELINIIDNLYKKSRERFSEIISKADRQKKSIEEHKKIVKAIIEKDAILAENLMREHIINGKESLIKEFELRESSS; translated from the coding sequence ATGTTGAAAAACGATTCTTTAGATAATTTTTTAAAACAGAATTCGGAAATTGATTTAAGTGTTAAGACCGTTACTAGTGATAAAGTATATTCAATTTTAAGTAAAGCTATTTTCCGAGGGGAATTAAAGCCTGGCCAGCGATTGGTAGAATCAAAATTAGCTAAACTAATGAAAGTAAGCCGAACACCAATAAGGGAAGCAATTATCGAGTTAGAGCAGAAAGGTTTAGTCGTATCTTCTCCACCCAAAGGGGTAAGAGTTGCTCCTCTTCCTACCAAAGAAGCATTGAATGAGTTTTATGATATAAGTAGTGTATTAAGAGGATTAGCGGTTAGAAAAGCAATAGATAATAATTATATAACCAAAATGGAGATAAGGCAATTAGAAGAAATCATTACTGAGAGCGAGCTTTTTTTAAAGGAAGGATCTTTAAGGAACATTGCCAATTTAAATCTAAAATTTCATAATATAATAGAGGAATGTAGTAGAAGTAAAGAATTAATCAATATCATAGATAATTTATATAAAAAGTCCAGAGAACGGTTTTCAGAAATTATATCTAAAGCAGATAGACAAAAAAAATCAATTGAGGAACATAAGAAGATAGTCAAGGCAATTATTGAGAAAGATGCGATATTAGCAGAAAATTTAATGAGAGAGCATATTATTAATGGAAAAGAATCTCTTATTAAAGAGTTTGAATTGAGAGAAAGTTCTTCATGA
- a CDS encoding ABC transporter ATP-binding protein, whose amino-acid sequence MKNILEVKDLSLSLNGRNILKNINMEVWEGYVHAIVGPNGAGKSTLASAIMGLEGYRHYSGSIRFKGKNISKLSIDERARMGITFGWQEPARYEGLLIRDFLKAAAGNKNNDFIHEQLERVGLDPDEYANRAVDKTLSGGERKKVELASILAMDPDLVLLDEPDSGIDVETLDKMFEVIKEQRKKKRTIILITHSLAVLKQADHAFIFCNGEILKKDVAKKVIPYFKNKCLPCKHKNIPEEEGVQLG is encoded by the coding sequence ATGAAAAATATATTGGAAGTAAAAGATTTGTCTCTCTCCCTAAATGGGAGAAATATCTTAAAAAATATTAATATGGAAGTCTGGGAAGGTTATGTGCATGCTATTGTGGGTCCCAATGGTGCTGGTAAATCAACATTAGCTTCCGCTATAATGGGATTGGAAGGCTATCGACACTATAGTGGTAGTATACGCTTTAAAGGTAAGAATATCAGTAAGCTCAGTATTGATGAACGCGCCAGAATGGGTATCACCTTTGGCTGGCAGGAACCTGCCCGTTACGAGGGATTGCTCATCAGAGATTTTTTAAAAGCAGCAGCTGGTAATAAGAATAATGATTTCATCCATGAACAATTGGAAAGAGTGGGGCTTGATCCTGATGAGTATGCTAATCGTGCAGTGGATAAGACCTTGAGTGGGGGAGAAAGAAAAAAAGTAGAGTTAGCATCTATTTTAGCTATGGATCCTGATTTGGTATTGTTGGATGAACCTGATTCAGGAATAGATGTAGAAACCTTGGATAAAATGTTCGAGGTCATCAAAGAACAGAGAAAAAAGAAGAGGACTATTATACTGATTACCCATAGTCTAGCAGTATTAAAACAGGCTGATCATGCTTTTATCTTTTGTAATGGAGAAATACTAAAGAAGGATGTAGCTAAAAAAGTAATTCCATATTTTAAAAATAAATGCTTACCCTGTAAACATAAAAATATTCCTGAGGAAGAAGGAGTACAACTTGGATAA
- a CDS encoding SufD family Fe-S cluster assembly protein, which produces MDKNDLTRELSRITETDDIFKQPDIAHIFIHHHKVIQSHLLPGLKVDVKEFKDHIEVNTIVEKNVKIDKPVHMCFGMIPEEGIQKMIIKNEIQENASVSFLAHCAFPNAIDIQHIMDGTIKVGKNARYRYLERHVHGFHGGVKVYPHAKILLSENARFYSEFELIKGRAGLIDINYEASCEADSVLEMITRISGKGDDQIMIKEIGHLIGERARGFLSSRVAATGNTRAEVYNKLTASAAYARGHVDCTEIIKDNGIVSAIPIVEVNHPKAHITHEAALGSVDSKQLQTLMARGLSEEAATDLIIKGLLS; this is translated from the coding sequence TTGGATAAAAACGATTTAACCAGAGAACTATCTCGAATTACAGAGACTGATGATATTTTTAAACAACCTGATATTGCTCATATTTTCATTCATCATCACAAGGTAATTCAGTCCCATCTTTTACCTGGTTTAAAGGTTGATGTCAAAGAATTTAAAGATCATATAGAGGTAAATACAATAGTAGAAAAGAATGTAAAAATTGATAAACCAGTGCATATGTGTTTTGGAATGATACCAGAAGAAGGTATTCAGAAAATGATAATAAAAAATGAGATTCAAGAGAATGCTTCAGTCTCTTTCCTGGCTCATTGTGCCTTTCCTAATGCCATTGATATACAGCATATTATGGATGGTACTATTAAAGTGGGGAAAAATGCCCGCTATCGTTATCTGGAAAGACATGTTCATGGTTTTCATGGTGGAGTTAAGGTTTACCCACATGCCAAAATTCTACTGTCAGAAAATGCCCGTTTTTACTCAGAATTTGAATTAATTAAAGGTCGTGCCGGTTTGATTGATATTAATTACGAGGCTTCCTGTGAAGCTGATAGTGTTTTAGAAATGATTACCCGTATCAGTGGTAAAGGTGATGATCAGATTATGATAAAAGAAATTGGCCATCTAATCGGGGAAAGAGCGCGTGGTTTTTTAAGTTCCCGAGTGGCAGCTACTGGCAATACCAGGGCTGAAGTATATAATAAATTAACAGCTTCGGCAGCCTATGCTCGAGGACATGTAGACTGTACTGAAATCATTAAAGACAATGGCATCGTTAGTGCCATACCCATTGTAGAGGTAAATCACCCCAAAGCTCATATTACACATGAAGCAGCCCTAGGGAGCGTTGATTCCAAGCAATTACAAACCCTGATGGCTCGAGGTTTAAGCGAAGAGGCAGCAACAGATTTGATTATCAAAGGATTGCTAAGTTAA
- a CDS encoding PspC domain-containing protein — MKKLYRSRKDSKIAGVCGGIAEYFNVDSTIIRLLAVLTIFFGGGGIIAYIIAWLIIPLEPLDEGSATSNQKTGTDKQDKHQTTIDAEIIEESQEKKG; from the coding sequence ATGAAAAAACTATATCGTTCTAGAAAAGACAGTAAAATTGCTGGTGTATGTGGAGGAATTGCCGAGTATTTTAATGTTGATTCTACAATAATCAGATTATTAGCAGTACTTACCATTTTCTTTGGTGGGGGAGGAATAATCGCTTATATAATTGCCTGGTTGATTATACCTTTAGAACCATTGGACGAGGGATCGGCTACTTCTAATCAAAAAACTGGAACCGATAAACAAGATAAGCATCAAACTACTATTGATGCTGAAATTATTGAAGAATCTCAGGAGAAAAAGGGCTGA
- the pgsB gene encoding poly-gamma-glutamate synthase PgsB produces MFILLLLTMSILILGILESYYHEKRIKNIPIRIHVNGIRGKSTTVRLIASILREAGYQVLAKTTGTLPRIILENGEEELIRRRGSANIIEQKYFIQKATERKDNAIVMECMAVHPETQWVSEHKLIHSTIGIITNVREDHQDVYGPNLQEVANSLKLTIPKDSVLVTAEKKFFPCFQKQAEKLNTRCILVDPEMITLSNKKEYKNIFFKDNVAVALQVGKVLNIAESTCWQGILKAKPDPGALAIYKLRVEHSVVWFVNAFAANDRESILLIWDKINRLLPEEIINYPKIAILNNRSDRVTRTIQFARILSKEITVNYILLVGQNSPLSYNQLRKYGYPSDQIILVPDETNINHILEQISRFIAKEGLVYGLGNTRGFGLRVMDYLQEKGEKL; encoded by the coding sequence ATGTTCATTTTACTTCTTCTGACAATGTCAATTCTAATATTAGGTATACTGGAAAGCTACTACCATGAAAAAAGAATTAAAAATATCCCTATTAGAATTCATGTCAATGGCATTCGTGGAAAATCAACTACGGTAAGATTAATTGCATCTATTTTAAGGGAAGCTGGCTATCAGGTTCTAGCCAAAACAACAGGTACACTGCCAAGGATTATTCTTGAAAATGGGGAAGAAGAATTAATTAGAAGAAGAGGTTCCGCTAATATTATTGAACAAAAATATTTTATACAGAAAGCAACTGAAAGAAAAGATAATGCTATTGTGATGGAATGTATGGCTGTCCATCCGGAAACTCAGTGGGTCAGTGAGCATAAATTGATTCATTCTACCATTGGGATTATTACCAATGTGCGAGAGGATCACCAGGATGTCTATGGTCCTAATTTACAAGAAGTAGCTAATTCATTAAAGTTGACTATTCCAAAAGATAGTGTATTGGTTACTGCTGAGAAAAAATTCTTTCCATGCTTTCAGAAACAGGCAGAAAAGTTAAATACCAGGTGTATTCTGGTTGATCCTGAAATGATTACCTTATCTAACAAAAAGGAATACAAAAACATCTTCTTCAAGGATAATGTTGCTGTTGCTTTACAGGTAGGAAAAGTGCTTAATATTGCAGAAAGTACTTGCTGGCAAGGAATCTTAAAAGCTAAACCAGATCCAGGGGCTCTTGCTATTTATAAATTAAGAGTCGAACACAGCGTAGTATGGTTTGTCAATGCTTTTGCTGCCAATGACCGGGAATCAATTCTATTGATATGGGATAAAATAAACCGTTTATTACCTGAAGAAATCATTAATTATCCCAAAATTGCTATCTTAAATAACCGTAGTGATCGGGTTACCAGAACTATTCAGTTTGCCAGGATTTTAAGTAAGGAAATTACAGTAAATTATATATTGTTGGTTGGTCAAAATAGCCCACTAAGCTATAATCAATTAAGAAAATACGGTTATCCCTCTGACCAAATAATTTTAGTACCTGATGAAACTAATATTAATCATATTCTGGAACAAATTTCTAGATTTATTGCAAAAGAAGGATTAGTTTATGGGCTTGGAAATACTAGAGGATTTGGCTTACGAGTGATGGATTATTTACAAGAAAAGGGAGAAAAATTATGA
- the pgsC gene encoding poly-gamma-glutamate biosynthesis protein PgsC, whose amino-acid sequence MIFQAIGIGIVIGFVFYELVGLSPGGIIVPGYIALFIDQPWRIIITIGIAILTYYIVLFLSNYLILYGKRRFFSMILISFIVKWLVEGLIFQLPIASIEIQSIGYIIPGLLANEIQRQGILPTLLATAIVAILVRFILYLFLF is encoded by the coding sequence ATGATTTTTCAAGCCATAGGTATTGGTATTGTTATCGGATTTGTATTTTACGAGTTAGTTGGTTTATCTCCAGGAGGAATTATAGTACCGGGTTATATAGCTCTTTTTATTGACCAGCCATGGCGAATTATAATCACCATAGGTATCGCAATATTAACTTATTATATTGTCCTTTTTTTATCCAACTACCTAATTTTATATGGGAAAAGACGCTTTTTCAGTATGATTCTCATAAGTTTTATTGTAAAATGGTTAGTAGAGGGTTTAATTTTTCAATTACCTATTGCCAGTATTGAGATTCAAAGCATAGGGTATATCATTCCAGGTTTGTTAGCCAATGAAATACAACGACAGGGAATTTTGCCAACCCTATTAGCGACAGCCATTGTGGCAATCCTGGTTCGTTTTATACTTTATCTTTTTTTGTTTTGA
- a CDS encoding alpha/beta hydrolase: MKAGLMSCLFLILIMIIAIAMLIFFKPIVLAQSVSNQIYIYSDLGYYPENIPEVAQKNDHLLDIYKPKDCYLCPVIMYIHGGTWVLGDKGGLSYKAKAFTSHNYIYISINYRLSPDYSFPAHAQDVARAFSWVKNNITGFGGNPEQIYLLGHSAGGHLAALITLDERYLAAFGLVPSDISGIISLDSAAYYLPSLFTAEPENQYLFSWAFGDNPEDWETASPVNYIREGKMVPPFLLLIAGDREVSETVNKSFYQRLVDAGYQATLFQFKEKDHVSIDFELGKEDDPVFPEIIEWLKEF, encoded by the coding sequence ATGAAGGCAGGACTAATGTCCTGCCTTTTTTTAATACTTATAATGATCATAGCCATAGCCATGCTTATTTTTTTTAAACCAATTGTTCTAGCCCAATCGGTAAGTAATCAGATCTACATTTATTCTGATCTTGGTTATTATCCAGAAAATATTCCGGAAGTTGCTCAAAAAAATGATCATCTTCTAGATATATATAAACCAAAAGATTGTTACTTATGTCCTGTTATAATGTATATTCATGGTGGCACCTGGGTTCTGGGTGATAAGGGAGGATTAAGCTATAAGGCTAAAGCCTTTACCTCACACAATTATATCTATATAAGTATTAATTATCGACTATCACCGGATTATTCCTTTCCAGCTCATGCGCAGGATGTGGCCAGGGCTTTTTCCTGGGTGAAAAATAACATTACTGGTTTTGGTGGTAATCCAGAGCAAATTTATCTTCTAGGTCACTCAGCAGGTGGTCATCTGGCTGCTTTAATAACATTAGATGAACGTTATCTTGCCGCATTTGGTTTAGTTCCATCGGATATTTCTGGAATCATTAGCCTGGATAGCGCGGCTTATTATTTACCTTCTTTATTTACTGCTGAACCGGAAAATCAATACTTATTTTCCTGGGCTTTTGGAGATAATCCAGAAGACTGGGAGACAGCGTCTCCAGTTAACTATATCAGAGAAGGCAAGATGGTTCCACCTTTTCTATTACTGATAGCTGGTGATCGTGAGGTATCAGAGACAGTTAATAAATCCTTTTATCAGAGATTAGTAGATGCTGGATATCAGGCTACCCTCTTTCAATTCAAAGAAAAAGATCATGTCTCTATTGATTTTGAATTAGGGAAAGAGGATGATCCGGTATTCCCTGAAATTATTGAATGGTTAAAGGAATTTTAA
- a CDS encoding desulfoferrodoxin yields MAQKYEIYKCEICGNVVEVLHGGKGELVCCGEPMKLLEEQTAEQAYEKHVPVVEDTPHGIKAKVGSVPHPMEEKHYIEWIQVITDKGACKKFLKPGDAPEAIFEDVKGWKKVREYCNIHGLWKFDK; encoded by the coding sequence ATGGCTCAAAAATATGAAATTTATAAATGTGAAATTTGTGGAAATGTAGTAGAAGTCTTGCATGGTGGTAAAGGTGAGTTGGTATGTTGTGGTGAGCCCATGAAATTGCTAGAAGAACAGACAGCAGAACAGGCTTATGAAAAACATGTTCCAGTGGTTGAAGATACTCCTCATGGAATTAAGGCTAAAGTTGGTTCAGTGCCTCATCCCATGGAAGAAAAACATTATATTGAATGGATACAGGTAATTACTGATAAAGGAGCCTGCAAAAAATTTTTAAAGCCCGGGGATGCACCTGAAGCAATATTTGAAGATGTCAAGGGTTGGAAAAAAGTAAGAGAATATTGTAATATACATGGATTGTGGAAATTTGATAAATAG
- a CDS encoding ferritin-like domain-containing protein, which produces MGTKGREIVGMDINEIVKELNKALADEWLAYYQYWIGAKVAKGPMRGAVVAELEEHASEELEHAGMLVERILQLGGTPILSPEEWYKVTNCGYEKPSDPNVRILLKQNIKGEQCAIDVYQKLAKMVKEKDPITYQMILSILEDEVEHEEDLEALSEDMGLL; this is translated from the coding sequence ATGGGAACAAAAGGAAGAGAAATTGTAGGAATGGATATCAATGAAATAGTGAAAGAACTAAATAAAGCACTGGCAGATGAGTGGTTAGCTTATTATCAATACTGGATTGGAGCAAAAGTTGCCAAAGGACCAATGAGGGGTGCGGTAGTAGCAGAATTAGAGGAACACGCTTCAGAAGAACTAGAACATGCCGGGATGTTGGTTGAGCGCATACTGCAACTGGGAGGTACACCAATTCTAAGTCCAGAAGAATGGTATAAAGTCACCAATTGTGGTTATGAGAAACCGAGTGACCCAAATGTAAGAATACTGCTTAAACAAAACATTAAAGGTGAGCAGTGTGCAATTGATGTTTACCAGAAGTTAGCAAAAATGGTCAAAGAAAAGGATCCTATTACTTACCAGATGATTTTGAGTATTTTAGAAGATGAAGTTGAACACGAAGAAGACTTAGAAGCCTTATCAGAAGATATGGGATTGCTATAA
- a CDS encoding transcriptional repressor: protein MEQTVSFCKEKLEQNGFRITPQRIGIFRCLAESRDHPSAEMVYQKVKKEFPNISFDTVNRTLLCLSEKGLIRMVESGYGPRRFDADLKNHYHFRCCKCKRIIDFDCTEYDNIKVPEDVTKRFKVFRQEIILEGICSDCIQKRTVKK, encoded by the coding sequence GTGGAACAAACAGTATCTTTTTGTAAAGAAAAATTAGAACAAAATGGTTTTAGAATTACCCCCCAACGTATTGGTATTTTTCGTTGCCTGGCAGAATCAAGAGATCATCCTTCTGCTGAAATGGTATATCAAAAGGTAAAAAAGGAGTTTCCCAACATATCTTTCGATACTGTTAATCGAACACTTCTTTGTTTATCAGAAAAAGGGCTGATTAGGATGGTGGAAAGCGGTTATGGTCCACGCCGTTTTGATGCTGATTTAAAAAATCATTACCATTTTCGTTGCTGTAAATGTAAAAGAATTATCGATTTTGATTGTACGGAATATGATAATATTAAGGTCCCAGAAGATGTTACCAAAAGATTTAAAGTTTTTAGGCAGGAAATTATCCTGGAAGGCATATGTTCCGACTGTATTCAAAAAAGAACAGTAAAGAAATAG